The DNA sequence GGGAATTCCGTTTTTTGAGGATTGACCACATATATTGGAACTCCTGGGTTCGTCATAAATGCCAAACTTGCGGCAGGGTAAACGAGCATTGAAGTTCCGACCACAATCAGGAAGTCAGATTGCTTGACTACTTTTTCAGCTTCAAACATCATAGGAACTGCTTCCCCAAACCAAACAATATGTGGCCTGAGTTGTGAGCCTTTTTCACAACAGTCACCCATCTTGATTTCCCAGCCTTCTACATCGTAGATAAGTGTTTCATCATAAGTGCTTCGGGCTTTGAACAGTTCCCCATGTAGGTGAATGACATTCGTTGATCCAGCTCTTTCATGTAAGTTGTCTACATTTTGCGTAATGATGGTTACATCGAATTCTGCTTCAAGATCTGCTAAAACCTTGTGACCGTCATTAGGGAAAACCTCCAATGCCTTTTTCCTTCTTTCATTATAAAACTGTTGCACAAGGGTGGGATTACGATGCCAAGCCTCGGGAGTGGCGACATCCTCTACACGGTGTCCTTCCCAAAGTCCATCAGCACCCCTGAAAGTAGGAATGCCACTTTCTGCACTGATACCCGCGCCTGATAGTACGGTAAGTTTTTTCTTCTGAGTCATGGAGTTTTTGGTTGAATGTGATCAAGTATTTCTTTTAATGGCCAACTAAATTTAGTGAATCAGTCAAAAATATAGGAGGAAAACACAACTTTACCCCACTAATCGTTAATTTCGCGATTTTAAGAGACAGATAGAGCTTTTAAGCATTTCGAGAAATGAAATCGAAGAAAAACTATGAAACACTGGATTGAAGCGGCTAGACCTAGAACTTTACCTTTGGCATTGGCTAGTATTGGAATGGGCAGCTTTTTGGCAGCTGGACAAGGCGCATTTAGTTGGGATATTTTTGTACTGTGTAGTTTGACGACTATCCTGTTGCAGGTTTTGTCAAACTTTGCCAACGATTATGGAGATTCCATTCATGGTGCTGACAGTCAAGATAGGGAAGGACCAAGCAGGGCAGTACAATCTGGAGTGATCACATCTACTGGCATGCGCAATGCCGTTATTCTTTTCTCAATATTATCATTGGTTTGTGGTTTATCATTACTCTATGTTAGCCTGAGTAACTGGAATGAGTTTTTAGGTTTCCTAGGGCTGGGCGTTCTAAGTATTATCGCTGCAATCACCTACACAGCTGGTAAAAAACCTTATGGTTATGCAGGGTTGGGGGATATTTCGGTGATCATATTCTTTGGTTTGGTAGGTGTATTGGGTACGCTCTATCTTTATACCAAATCATTTGATTGGGTTTATGTGTTGCCGGCGATAAGCTCAGGCTTGTTTGCAACTGGTGTATTGAATGTCAACAATATTAGGGATATCGAATCAGATATAAAGGCAGGGAAGAAGTCAGTACCTGTCCGATTGGGTAGAGAGGCTGCGGTTTGGTACCACAAGTTTTTGTTGAACGGAGGGATGATTTGTGCCGTGGTGTTTACGATGCTAGATTTTAGAAGCGGATGGCAGCTAATGTTTTTGGTGACTTTACCGCTATTGAGGAAAAATGAAAAAGCAGTAAGAACATTAACGAAACCGTCTGAACTGGATCCATACCTGAAGCAGATGGCTATGACGTCTTTACTGTTTATGCTGACATTTGGAGCAGGTTACGTATTGTCCCGTTAAGACAGATAACAGTTTATATAAAATCAAAATAAAAGCTCTACAAGGACTCATCCATGATTCCTTTGTAGAGCTTTTTTGTTAGTTAAGTTTAGTAAAGTGGTGATAATGGGTATAGATCAAGTTAAACGTAATATTTTATTTGCTTTCAGAAGGAGTGTATTGAGCAATTGATTCCTTCTGTTCATTAGTCTTGATACGTTTTGTTTCAATGGCATAAGTAATGGTGTTCGCAGAAACAGTTATGCCATTAAATGTGATTTTTTCATTTGTGCCATCTGTATAGGCTTTGATGATATTATTAGCCCAGTCTATTTCTATCTTCGGAGCTTGTATTTTATAGTCGCTTCCCTCGATATAAGCATTGCCCACAAGTTCAAGCACTTTTTCCCTCACATCGAAATGGGACTCCTTGCTGTGATAATATGGAGGAGTCGTGTCATCCTTCACAGGGGAGATGGCAAAAGATTGAACTGTAATCAATAAGGCGAATGCTGCAAGCGTGAGTTTATTCATAACCAATTTCATTATTCTTATATTTCTATTGAAGAATTTCAAGTCGTACGATTAGATAAACATGAATGCGTTGTCAAAAGGTTCATTTAAAAGTCAGATTAAAGTTTTAATAGACTTTATTAATTTTCTTTAACTGAATATTCAGCTGTTTTTCCATATTATGTATTGATAAACAGCTCTTTGTTTAAAGATATTAAGATAGTATTGTGTTATTTTTATTTTCTTCTCAAAAGAATATTGTAATGAATTCAACTTTTTTAGTGTAAAAGTCCTATAATCGCCTATATTTGCGATTGATTATGAAAACATCTTCTCAAGACATATCGAAAATTCTGAAGCACGTAGTGCTGGTAATGCTGATTTTGCTGTCAGCATCAGCAGATATGCTATGTCAACAGGTAAGTGTTGAGGCAAGAAAGGTGGTAAGTCAGATGAATACTCAGGATGAGACTGAAGACGACGCAACCAATTCTGATAATGATGTTTTTGTAAAGGCACAAACTACAAAAGCGACTGTTCCCGCATCCTTGCAGGTGGACTTGGTGCGTATCGCCCATGAAGTGGAAGTCGTAGTTTATGAATCAGTATTGATTGAGGAGCCTGTTCAGATGCTGGTGCATCCAACACTATTGGACTATTATCAGCGATTGTTCAGTTACTATATTGTCGCCAACGCTCCATAATTTTTTCCCTTTCTATTTGGAACCACTTTTTATGGTCTCCATACCTTATCTCTTTTCCAATTATTTTATTGAATAGAGTATCATGCATCTCACAGTTGAGTGAGGCTGCTTGCTATACATCACAGAGATGAATTTGCTTGCTGAAGATAAGATTACTTCAGTTTGCAGGTGCTGATCTTTGTAAGACTTATTTCAACATCTATATATCCAAACAAAACACAGTTTAACTATTACTGATCATGAAAAACAGAGGCGGAATTATTTTGCTGGCGGTGATCGTAACAGCGTTCTGTTTGTTTGATTTGTCTTTCACATACGTTTCTAGACAAATCAACAATGATGCAGAAGCTTACGCTACCGATTCAGAGGGACATTTCAACTATTTCAAGAAGCAATCATACGTAGACTCGTTATGGAACGAGCCGGTATACAACTTCTTGGGAGTGAAAGAATATACACTTCGTGAAGTGAAAGAAAAAGAGCTTGCTCTGGGGCTTGACCTTCAAGGTGGTATGCACGTTATCTTGGAAGTTTCTCCAACAGATATCGTAAAAACACTGGCAGGTAACAACGTTGACAAAGCGTTTGAAACAGCATTGGAAAATGCAGTAAAAGAGCAGAGAAACAGCCAAGATAACTTCACTGACCTGTTCTTTAACGAGCTGGATGCTCAGGCTCCAGGTAAGTCATATGCTGAATACTTTGCTACTGCAGCTAACAAAGGTAAAGTAAGCTTTAACTCTTCAAACACTGAGGTGAAAAGAGTAATCGAGGCAGAAGTAAATGATGCTGTAGATAGAGCTTTCCAAATTGTAAGAACTCGTATTGACCAGTTTGGTGTAACTCAGCCAAACATCCAGAAGATCCAAGGTACAAGCCGTATCCAAATTGAGCTTCCAGGTGTTGACTCTCCTGAGCGTGTAAGAAAGCTGTTGCAAGGTGTTGCAAAGCTTGAGTTTATGGAAGTGTGGACTCCACAAGAAGCTACTCAGCACTTGGTAAGACTTAACGATACTTGGGTTAAGAAGCACAAAGCTGAGGAAACATTGGCTCCTAAGACTGAGGAGAAAGTAGAAGAGAAAAAAGGTTCTGAGTCTGATCTGTTCGAAGGTGCTGAAGGTGATTCAGCTACAGTAGCTGAGGCTGACTCTGCAAAGACTGAGGAAACTGCGGTTTCTCCACTGTTCGAATATGCTAAAGGTGGTTTGATCTACTCACTTGAGGACACTGCAAAAGTGAACGAAATGTTGAGAGACCCACAAGTGAAAGAACTGATTCCTTCAGACCTTGAGTTTGCTTGGGAAAACAAAGGTTTTGAGGCAGGTGAAGGTCAGGAGTTGATCAGACTTTACACTCTGAAAAGAGGTAGAAAGTCAGGTCTGACAGGTGATGCTATCGCTGATGCAAGACAAAGCTTTGACCAGAATGGTCGTCCTGCAATTTCTATGTCAATGAACGTAGAAGGTGCTAAGAAGTGGAAAAGAATCACAGCTTCTAACTTGGGTAACCCAATCGCAATCGTATTGGATAATAGAGTTTACTCTGCACCTACAGTACAGTCTGAGATCGGTGACGGTCGTTCAGAGATCACAGGTAACTTCACTGCTGAAGAAGCAAAAGACTTGGCTAACATCCTGAAAGCGGGTAAACTTCCTGCTCCAACTAGAATCGTTGAGGAAGTGGTTGTAGGTCCTTCACTGGGTGAAGTAGCACAGAATCAAGGTCTGACTTCAATCGTAGTAGGTTTGGCACTGGTAGTGCTGTTTATGATTGCTTACTACTCTAAAGGTGGTTTGATTGCTGACCTTGCGTTGGTGGCAAACATCTTCTTTATCTTCGGTATCCTTGCTGAGCTGGGTGCTGCTTTGACATTGCCAGGTATTGCAGGTATCGTACTGACAATCGGTATGTCGATTGACGCCAACGTACTGATTTTTGAGCGTGTACGTGAGGAAATGAGAAAGGGTCTTCCATTGGTGGACGCTGTTAAGACTGGTTACGACAGAGCATTCTGGACGATCTTTGATGCCAACCTGACTACTTTGCTGACAGGTTTCATGCTTTATACATTCGGTACAGGACCAATCAAAGGTTTCGCAGTAACATTGATGATCGGTATTGTATGTTCATTCTTCTCTGCGGTATTCTTGACTAAAGAGGTTGTAGCTTACTTGGTAGCTAAGAAAGGTAACGATGCAAAACTGTCGTTCTCGTCTCCAATTTCATCGAAAGTAAAAGACCTGAACTTCGATTTCATCAAGGGTAGAAAAATTGCTTACATAATTTCAATCGTAACAATCGTTGCTGGTGCTGCAGTAATGGCGACTAACGGTCTTAACCTTGGTGTAGACTTCAAAGGTGGTCGTTCTTATATCGTTCAGTTCTCTCAAGAAGTAACTCCATCAAAACTGGAAGGTACACTTGACAAAGCACTGAAATCAGCTGACGTAAAAACTTACGGTTCTGAAGACGTTCTGAAAATTACTACTGCTTACCTGATCGATGAGGAGTCTGCTGAAGCGGATGCAGAAGTAAAAGATGCGTTGGTAAAAGCTATTGAGTCTCACACAGGTGATAAGTTCTCTAATGCTAAGAATGCATCTGAAGGAACATTTATCATTTCTTCAAGCTCTAAAGTAGGAGCAACGATTGCGGATGATATCGCTAAAGGTGCGGAAGAGGCTGTAGTGTTCTCACTGTTGGCAATCTTCTTCTACGTTTGGGTACGATTCAGCAACTGGCAGTTTGGTCTGGGTGCAGTAGCTGCCCTATTCCACGACGTTCTGATTGTAATCGCAATCTTCGCTATTGCTACATTGCTAGGTGCACCATTTGAGGTTGACCAAGTATTCGTGGCAGCGATCCTGACAATCGTAGGTTACTCAATCAACGATACCGTGGTAGTATTTGACCACGTGCGTGAACACCTTGCTGAAAACAAAGGAACTTCACTGAAAGATACTTTCAACAAGGCAATCAACAATACGTTGAACCGTACGTTAATCACATCACTGACTACCTTGCTAGTAATCGTGATCCTGTTGATCTTCGGTG is a window from the Limibacter armeniacum genome containing:
- a CDS encoding SIR2 family NAD-dependent protein deacylase, whose translation is MTQKKKLTVLSGAGISAESGIPTFRGADGLWEGHRVEDVATPEAWHRNPTLVQQFYNERRKKALEVFPNDGHKVLADLEAEFDVTIITQNVDNLHERAGSTNVIHLHGELFKARSTYDETLIYDVEGWEIKMGDCCEKGSQLRPHIVWFGEAVPMMFEAEKVVKQSDFLIVVGTSMLVYPAASLAFMTNPGVPIYVVNPQKTEFPPTPDLFFIEDVATKGLKKVADILKKEN
- a CDS encoding 1,4-dihydroxy-2-naphthoate polyprenyltransferase: MKHWIEAARPRTLPLALASIGMGSFLAAGQGAFSWDIFVLCSLTTILLQVLSNFANDYGDSIHGADSQDREGPSRAVQSGVITSTGMRNAVILFSILSLVCGLSLLYVSLSNWNEFLGFLGLGVLSIIAAITYTAGKKPYGYAGLGDISVIIFFGLVGVLGTLYLYTKSFDWVYVLPAISSGLFATGVLNVNNIRDIESDIKAGKKSVPVRLGREAAVWYHKFLLNGGMICAVVFTMLDFRSGWQLMFLVTLPLLRKNEKAVRTLTKPSELDPYLKQMAMTSLLFMLTFGAGYVLSR
- the secDF gene encoding protein translocase subunit SecDF, translated to MKNRGGIILLAVIVTAFCLFDLSFTYVSRQINNDAEAYATDSEGHFNYFKKQSYVDSLWNEPVYNFLGVKEYTLREVKEKELALGLDLQGGMHVILEVSPTDIVKTLAGNNVDKAFETALENAVKEQRNSQDNFTDLFFNELDAQAPGKSYAEYFATAANKGKVSFNSSNTEVKRVIEAEVNDAVDRAFQIVRTRIDQFGVTQPNIQKIQGTSRIQIELPGVDSPERVRKLLQGVAKLEFMEVWTPQEATQHLVRLNDTWVKKHKAEETLAPKTEEKVEEKKGSESDLFEGAEGDSATVAEADSAKTEETAVSPLFEYAKGGLIYSLEDTAKVNEMLRDPQVKELIPSDLEFAWENKGFEAGEGQELIRLYTLKRGRKSGLTGDAIADARQSFDQNGRPAISMSMNVEGAKKWKRITASNLGNPIAIVLDNRVYSAPTVQSEIGDGRSEITGNFTAEEAKDLANILKAGKLPAPTRIVEEVVVGPSLGEVAQNQGLTSIVVGLALVVLFMIAYYSKGGLIADLALVANIFFIFGILAELGAALTLPGIAGIVLTIGMSIDANVLIFERVREEMRKGLPLVDAVKTGYDRAFWTIFDANLTTLLTGFMLYTFGTGPIKGFAVTLMIGIVCSFFSAVFLTKEVVAYLVAKKGNDAKLSFSSPISSKVKDLNFDFIKGRKIAYIISIVTIVAGAAVMATNGLNLGVDFKGGRSYIVQFSQEVTPSKLEGTLDKALKSADVKTYGSEDVLKITTAYLIDEESAEADAEVKDALVKAIESHTGDKFSNAKNASEGTFIISSSSKVGATIADDIAKGAEEAVVFSLLAIFFYVWVRFSNWQFGLGAVAALFHDVLIVIAIFAIATLLGAPFEVDQVFVAAILTIVGYSINDTVVVFDHVREHLAENKGTSLKDTFNKAINNTLNRTLITSLTTLLVIVILLIFGGEVLRGFSFSMMVGILVGTYSSVFIASSIVYDTNKKFNVKTGDKKESANA